The sequence below is a genomic window from Lolium perenne isolate Kyuss_39 chromosome 4, Kyuss_2.0, whole genome shotgun sequence.
TCTCGCGCGCCGACGCCGTCGAGAGCGACAGCTTCGACTTCCGCCTCAGCGACGTCTGCGCGGCCACCTGCGCCGCTGCCGGCGCCGCGGCCGCCGTCAGGTCCGTGGACGGGCGCACGGCCATCGCCGCCGCGTCGGGGGCTGTGGCGGCCATGGGCAACCCCGCCTCCGCGGCCATCACGCATGTCCTCCACAACAAGCAGGAGTTCCCGCTCGCCGCCGGCATGGACGACATCCTCGTTCTCTCCATCGGCACCGGCGCGTcatccaccacctcctccggtgGCAACGGCTGGAACACGCCGATGCCCACGCGCTCGCCGTCGCGGCACGAGCTGGCGCGCGTCACCGCCCAGGGCGTCGCGGACATGGTCGACGAGGCCGTCGCCATGGCGTTCGGCCACGCCAGCGACAGCAACTACGTGCGCCTACAGGCCTGCAATGCGCCCACCTCCCTGCAAACAGAgacggcggccgcggcggccggAGCGATGCTGTCGCAGCGGAACGTGGAGTCGGTGCTCTTCCGCGGGCGGAGGCTGTCGGACAGGACGAACGCCGAGAAGGTGGACGCCCTCGCCGCGGAGCTGGTCAAGGAGCAGGAGCGCCGGATGCGCAGCCCTCTCCCGAACGTCGTCATCAAGCAGGTCTCCTCGCCGCGGCTGTCGTCGGCGACCACCGCCTCGTCGGTCACCGCGACGGTGAGGACGGCGTCGACGATGCCGTCGCCGGCGTCGTGGGACTCTCGCCAGTAGCTAGGTTGTTGGTAGGCCCTTTGACGTGACACGCAACTCGTGTACGTGCAATTGTGCATCGTAGTACGCAGAGGCACTGACAAGAGCGAGCGGTGTGTTCTTTTTTTTGTGTTCTTTCCACTCGTGTGACACTGACGTGTGGGGTGCATGTTTTGAAATGTAATTTGGTTATGCAAATTCACCGAGTCAGTCAACTCGTCCAAGTCCGACCTCGCCACCGGGTACTAGTTGATCGGGAACACTAATTTGCGGCCATCCGCTCACTATGTTTCCTTTGCTGCGAGAGCACCACCCTCAAGTTGACCCCAGGTCAGCCGtgctgagggcatctccaacgcgggtACGGAAAACGTCCGCGTGCGTTCTTTTGGGTAAAAATGGGTCCCAACGCTGGGTCCCAACGTGCGGACGTAAATGCAAAACGGACGGCTAATAAAGTTCGGGGCGACCCAAATCCGACTTAAATTTGTGCGGACTTTACGTCTGTCCGGCTAGCTCGGAACGGCTCCGGACGTCCGCTTTATCCACCCAGGCCCACAGCTTCTCTCTCCTATGTCTTCTTTTTTCCCATGGAGATGACCGGCACAGCCACCGGATTTTGGCTGGTCTGGGCTAATGCCGCCATCGCCCACATCGGCCGCACCCCGTCGCCGACTCCTCACTTTTTTCCATCCATGCCGGAAGTTGCCGCTGCCAAAACGAGCTCCGGCGGCGAACCTCGTCGACGGCGACGCGCAGGGCGACGGCCGCTCGCCACGCCGGCGCGAgcacggccaaggggcaggcgagGTCGCCGGCCGCTCGCCACGCGGCCGCTCGCCACGCCGGCCGCGGAGCCACGGCCAAGGGCGCGGGCAAGGTCGTCCGGCCGCGCCGCCACTCCGGCGGCGCGGCATTGGCCGCAAGCACCGGCCGCCCCGGCGCCTCGCCACGCCACGCCACACCGGCCGCgtcgcgccacgccgccgcgtcgggcACGGGCGGGCACGGGCGGGCCGGCCGCGTCGGCCACGGGCGGGCACATGCGGGGGCGGGTAGGGGCCGGCGCGCACGGGCGGGGCGGGCCGGCGCGATGGCCACGGGTGGGCACGGGCGGAGCTTCGCCGCGATGGGCGCGGGCACGGGCGGGGCCGACCGCGTCGGCAACGGTCGGCGTCGGCCAAGGGCGGGCTCGGGCGAAGGCGGACGGGGGCCGGCGCGCGCACGGGCGGGCCGGAGCTGGCCGCGTCGGCCACGACCGGGCACGGGACCTCCGGCGCCGGTGGGGCGTCCTCTGCCTCGGCCAAGTCCGGCGACGCGCGCACGGGCTCCTGCTGCGCGGGCGCACGGCctcctctgcctccgccgcaGCCCTGCGGGAGCTCGCCGTCGTGCGTCTCCGAGTAGTACTAGTACGAGCAGACTTTGGGTATTTGGGTGCCTTGGGGAACACAAAATAAGTAGGACATCCGCTGCTATCCGCGTGTCCGTGTAGCGACCCAAATGACCCAAAACGGACGGCTcaacgcgtccgtttgggtcgcagggttggagatgccctgagtcCCTTACCAATGTGGCCTTTTTCGTGCCCATAATCTCATTATGTTCTACACACTTGGCACCAAGTGTCGCTACATTAACTTCTGTATTAAAAGAGCAAACTCTAGTGTTGCTACATTAGCTTTTATATTGAAAATAGAGGTAACAAATACAGAAACTTCAGAAATAAATATGAAAATAGACATTATCGAATATAAACACGAACCAAAGACGGTACATACACAAATACAAAAGCGGAGAATGGGTGGGCTACACACCACCGGCGAGACGATGATCTGGTgttcataagagcatctccactcgtccccccgacgaggccctcgaccgacgttttttccatccggacgccgaaattcggcccagttgcgcccccggttcctcgttttcgtccggatttggcccttaatccatccggcgagcccacgccacccccggccccccagggcgcgctcggggactccggacgaaacgaaagcgcgcgaaacggcgtgtggacccgcgtagtcggcgactggaaaaccaaatcctgtgattttccctccaatttgcttgcatttcccccattccctccaatttgcttgcatatc
It includes:
- the LOC127293719 gene encoding patatin-like protein 3; this encodes MASPLAMDVDKLSYEIFSLLESKFLFGATGGTAGCFSGPGTPFRGANDGRVRVLAIDGCGAGAGDALLAAAALARLEAGLRRQAGDPDARVADFFDLAAGSGAGGVLAAMLFLKGADGRPRYTAEEALAFVAGSVGKDWGGRRRGLARLLRGGNARKGDKSFRRVFGDATLGRDTVAPVLVPCYDLATGAPFVFSRADAVESDSFDFRLSDVCAATCAAAGAAAAVRSVDGRTAIAAASGAVAAMGNPASAAITHVLHNKQEFPLAAGMDDILVLSIGTGASSTTSSGGNGWNTPMPTRSPSRHELARVTAQGVADMVDEAVAMAFGHASDSNYVRLQACNAPTSLQTETAAAAAGAMLSQRNVESVLFRGRRLSDRTNAEKVDALAAELVKEQERRMRSPLPNVVIKQVSSPRLSSATTASSVTATVRTASTMPSPASWDSRQ